The following nucleotide sequence is from Dehalogenimonas formicexedens.
TGATCCAGCGACTTGGCCATCACTTCGTCACTGGCAACCCTCTTATACTCGCCGATAAGGCGGCGGATGGTGGACTTGTCAACCGGCTTGTTGAAGAAAGGCAAACCCGGCGGCAAGGCTTCATTAAAGATAATGCGCCCGGCGCTGGTCTTTAGTTTTTCGCCATCGGGAGTCCGCACTTCGATTTCGGCGCGCAGTTCGATTATGCCGAGGTCGAAATACCTTTTGACTTCCTCAAAGCTGCCGAAGTGCTTACCCTCGCCCTTGAGTCCTGGGCGGATGGTGGTGAGGTAGTAGCAACCGAAGACCATATCAAGGCTGGGGGTGACCACCGGATCGCCTGATGAAGGCAGCAGCATGTTGTGGATGGACAGCATAGCCTCCCGGGCTTCTTTGACCGCCGCCTTGGATAAAGGCAGGTGGACGGCCATCTGGTCGCCGTCGAAGTCGGCGTTGAAAGCGGAGCAAACTAAAGGATGGATCTGCAGCGCCGAGCCGTCGATCAACACGGGTTCGAACGCCTGGATCGACAACCGGTGCAACGTCGGCGCGCGGTTCAGCATGACCGGCCGGTCTTTGACCACATCCTCAAGAATGTCATATACCTCGGGACGTGCCCGCTCCACCAACCGGCGGGCGCTCTTGATGTTGGGAGCCAATCCGTCGGTGACCAGGCGGTGCATGACGAATGGCTTGAAAAGCTCAAGGGCCATGCGGCGGGGCAAACCGCACTGATGCAGCTGGAGGCTGGGGCCGACCACGATGACCGAGCGGCCGGAGTAGTCGACGCGCTTACCCAGCAGGTTCTGGCGGAAGCGGCCCTGCTTGCCGCGCAGCAGATCGGAAATAGACTTAGCCTTGTGATCGCCGGACACGGCGACAGAACGGCCACGGCGCCCGTTATCAATCAAAGAGTCGACAGCTTCCTGGAGCATGCGCTTTTCGTTGCGGATAATGATCTCCGGGGCGCCGATCTCAAGCAGGTGCTGGAGGCGGTTGTTACGGTTGATGACGCGGCGGTAAAGGTCGTTCAGGTCGGAGGTCGCGAAGCGGCCGCCATCGAGTTGGACCATCGGGCGCAAATCCGGAGGCAGCACCGGCAGGACGGTCAGTACCATCCACTCCGGCTTGTTGCCGCTCCGGCGAAAGGCTTCAACCAGTTGGAGTTGCTTAGACGCTTTCTTGCGCCTCTGGCCTGAGGAAGAGCGCGTTTCCTGGATCAGGTGATTGCGCATCTCGCCAAGGTCAATGGCGCGCAGCAGGTCGAGAATCGCCTCGGCGCCCATCTTGGCTTCAAAGATTTCCGGATACCGGGTCTTCAGATCGTAATACTGGCTTTCGGTCAGCAGATTACCGGTGCGTAAGCCGGCCAGTTGCTCGACGATGCTGACGGTCTCTTCTTCGCTCTCGTCGCGTTCCGCCTCGAAGTCGCGGCGCAGATTGTTGATCTCCTGGATATCGGCGCCGGCGGATTCCATCGCGGAAGCCTTGGCGTCGATCTCGCTCTGGCGCTCGTCCATCTCAAGGCGGCGACCCTTTTCAAGGTCACCGATGGCGGCCTGCCTGGCCGCCTCATTTACCGAGGTGATCACATAGTGCGAAAAATAGACGATGCGTTCAAGGCTGCGGGTCGAAAGATCGAGAAGCAGACCGACGCGGCTTGGGATACCCCTGGTAAACCAGATGTGGCCAACGGGACAGGCAAGCTCGATATGGCCCATGCGCTCGCGCCGAACCTTAGCCCGGGCAACCTCAACGCCGCACTTATCGCAGATAATGCCCTTGTAGCGGATCCGCTTGTATTTGCCGCAGGAGCATTCAAAGTCCTTGGTCGGACCGAAAATGCGCTCGCAGAAAAGGCCGTCCCGTTCAGGTTTCAGGGTCCGGTAGTTGATGGTCTCGGGTTTGGTGACTTCACCATACGACCAACTGCGGATCTGCTCCGGAGAGGCCAGCGAGATTCGAATGGCGTCAAAATCAATGACTTCATTCATATTAGTTATCGGTATCCTCTTCTTCAGATTCTTCTTCGCCCGAGTCATCAACCTCAACCAGTTGCGAGGTTAACTCTCCGGCCAGGGTGGCCAGTTCCGATTCGTCTTCCTGGCTCCCTACTTCGGGCAAACGTTCGGCCGAAAGAACTTTTTCTTCCTCATTGATGACTTCTACGGCCAGACCGAGGCTCTGCAATTCTTTCACCAGGACTTTAAACGATTCCGGCACGCCGGGCTGGGACACATCCTCACCCTTGACGATTGATTCGTAGGCCTTGGCGCGGCCGGTCACGTCGTCGGATTTGATGGTCAGCATCTCCTGGAGATTGTAGGCGGCGCCGTACGCTTCCAGGGTCCAGACTTCCATTTCACCGAAGCGTTGGCCGCCGAACTGGGCTTTACCGCCAAGGGGCTGCTGGCTGATCAATGAGTAAGGTCCGGTGGCGCGGGCGTGGACTTTGTCCTCAACGAGGTGGATCAGCTTCAGGATGTACATATTGCCGACAGTGATCGGCTGATCGAAAAGATCGCCGGTCTTACCGTCGCGGAGGATCATCTTGCCAGCGACCGGCGACGGAATATTGCGTTCACGGGAGAGCTTGAAAACCCGGGCATCAAGGTCGGAGGCTGGCATGGTGCGCGCGTCGCCGACACCCAGTTCCTCCAGCCACAGCCTCAGGCAGGTCTCACGGCCGACGCCGGGATGATTGTCATCAAAAGCACGGGTGCCATCAAAACCTTTCTTGTTGAGCCAGGCAGCGGCGGCACCGGCTACGGCCTTGGCATCTTTCAATTCGTAATCCAGTTTTATCAAACCGGCAACCTGGGCGATGTAAGCCCTGGCCAAATCGTCTTCGATGGCAACATCGGTGGCGCCGTCAAAGACCGGGGTGCGGACCCTGAAACCAAGCAGATGCCCGGCCCAACCGAGGTGGAGCTCAAGTATCTGACCAAGGTTCATGCGGGAGGGAACGCCGATGGGATTCAAAACGACATCTACCGGGGTGCCGTCGGGCAGGAAAGGCATATCCTCAGCCGGAGCGACGATGGAAATGACACCCTTGTTGCCGTGGCGTCCGGCCAGCTTGTCGCCGACCGAAATCTTGCGTTTCTGGGCGACCCAAACCTGGACCCACTTGTTGACCCTGGCCGGCAGGTCGTCACCGCCGTCGCGGGTAAAGACCTTTACCGCAATGACCTTGCCCCATTCGCCGTGAGGCATGCGGAGGGAGGTATCTTTGACCTCCCGGGCTTTTTCACCGAAGATCGCCCTGAGCAGTTTTTCTTCGGCAGAAAGTTCGGTTTCACCCTTGGGGGTGATCTTACCGACCAGGATATCGTCCGGTCCGACCTCGGCGCCGACCCGGATGATGCCTTCTTCGTCTAGTTCGCGCAGCGATTCTTCGCCGACATTGGGGATATCGCGGGTGATCTCTTCAAGACCCAGCTTGGTGTCCCGGGCTTCCACCTCGTGCTTGGAGATGTGGATCGAAGTAAACCGATCGGCTTTTACCAGTCGGTCGGAAATGATAATGGCATCTTCGTAGTTGTAACCGTGCCAGCTCATGAAGGCGCAGATAACGTTCTGCCCGAGAGCCAACTCGCCGTTTTCGGTGGCCGAAGAGTCGGCCAGTACCTGACCGGCTTTGACAACGTCGCCGACGGAAACCACCGGGCGCTGGTTTATGCAGGTACCCTGGTTGGTGCGCATGAATTTGATCAGCTTGTAGCTGTCTTCGGTTTTACCGTCAGTCTTGACGATGATCTTTTCAGAGGTGACTGATCTAACGGTACCCGGATTCCGGGCGAAAATGACGTGACCCGAATACCTTACGGCCTCCATCTCCATGCCGGTGGCCACCAGCGGGGCTTCCGGCCTCAGCAAAGGCACAGCCTGGCGTTGCATGTTGGCGCCCATAAGAGCGCGGTTGGCATCGTCATGTTCAAGGAACGGGATAAGTGACGCGGCGACAGAGAAAATCTGCCGCGGCGAAACGTCCATGTAATCGATCTTGAGCGGCGGTTCGTATAGATACTGCTCGCCGAACCGGGACTCGATACGCTCGTCGATGAAGCGTCCGCGGGCGTCGAGTCTGGCGGTCGCCTGGGCTACGACGTACTTGTCCTCTTCATCGGCGGAGAGATAAGGGACTTCGTCCGAAACAAACGGTTCTATCATGACGAGATGTTCGGGCAGCTTGGCGATCCTGGTGAACGACTTGTCGTCGACAACATCTCCGGCAGCCAGGATGGTGGTGCCGCTTTCGTCTTTCACATCTTCCCGGAGCGCCAGACCGATCAACCGCGAATCATGATTCAAGAGTTCCTTCAAAACTTTGCGATAAGGAGTTTCGATAAACCCATATCGATTGACACGGCTGTAAGACGCGAGCGAACCGATAAGACCGATGTTCGGGCCTTCAGGAGTTTCGATGGGGCAGATCCGGCCATAATGGGAGTAGTGAACGTCGCGGACATCGAAACCGGCGCGTTCGCGCGAAAGACCGCCGGGGCCCATGGCCGACAAACGTCGCTTGTGGGTCAACTCTGCCAGAGGATTGGTCTGGTCCATAAACTGGGACAACTGGGAACCGCCGAAAAATTCGCGGACGGCGGCCACGACGGGCCGGATGTTGACCAGCCCGCTGGGCGTCACCTGGTCAAGGGCGACAATGCTCATGCGTTCCTTGGCGACGCGCTCCAAACGAAGCAGACCGATGCGGAACTGGTTCTGAATCAGCTCCCCGACCGTCCTGATGCGGCGGTTGCCGAGATGGTCGATATCATCAGCGTGCTCAATGCCGTTATTAATGCGGATGATCTGTTTAATGATGGCAACAATGTCTTCGCGGGTTAGCGCCCGGTTTTCTTCCGAGACTTTACCCTCGAGATTCAAGCGCCGGTTGACTTTATAGCGGCCGACCATGCCCAGGTCATAGTGGTCCGGGCTGAAGAACATGTCGTTCACCAGGCGGGAGGCGTTCTCCACGTTGGCCGGGTCTCCCGGGCGCAGGCGGCCGTAAATATCGATGAGGGCGCCGTTGGTATCGCGGATCAAGGGATCCTTGTCGATCGAGGATTGGGTGTACAGGTGCTCCATCGAAGTATCGACATCGCTGAATAAATTGATCAATTCCTGATCGGAGCTGTAGCCGATGGCCCTCAGGAAACTGGTGACCGGAATTTTACGCCGGCCGTCGATTTTAACCGACACGACATCCCTATTGGACGTCTCAAATTCCAACCACGCGCCGCGGCTGGGAATAAGTGAGGTATGGCACAGCGGGCGACCGGTAGCGGTGTCTTCCTGGACGGTGAAATAAACGCCCGGAGAGCGTAACAGCTGGCTGACGACCACCCGTTCCGTGCCGCTGGTAATAAAGGTGCCGTTACGGGTCATCAGCGGTAAGTCGCCGAAGAAAAGTTCAAATGGTTCTTTGATTTCGCCGGTGGCTTTAATAATCAGCCGGGCTTTGACGTACAGAGGCACCGAGTAATTCTGGTCTCTCTGCTGGCATTCTTCTTCTGACAGGCGCGGTTCCCGGAACTCGTAACCGATGAATTCGAGTTCCATACGATTGCCATTGAAGTCTCTTACGGGTGAAATTTCTTCGATGAGTTCCTTAAGGGCATCTTCCATGAACCAGCGGAACGATGCCAATTGAATGTCGATCAGGTTGGGAACGTCGACGACTTCGGGGATTTTGGAATAGGATTTGCGGGCTGCGGCTGCCGACAGTTCGCCGGTAGCGGCTAATGTTGAGACCATGTTTACTCCTTATACCAGTAGTAAAGTAAAGGAATTGGGCAGACTAGTTCCTGGGAAAAGTGGAACCTGAAAAGACCTTTATATAATGGAATTGCTTTAGAGGCATAATTAACAACCACTCAGTATATACCAATGTTACCGGCCTGTCAACATGGGTCAGGTTCAAGATCTGATCGACACCTTTCGAACGGGAACACGCCCCAAAACGATTGACGGATACCGTTTCCCAGTGATACTATGGGGCAACTTAAACGCAGTTGCTCAAGGGGATGATGATCCCCTTTTTAATTTATTAAAACTGTGACACAACTGGAAAAAGAACTCGCGGCATTTAGGCCGGACCGACCGACGGCATTGACCATCGGCGTCTTTGACGGTGTTCACCTCGGCCACCAGGCTTTGATAACCGAAACGCTGCGGCAAGCCAAAAGAAACGATCTTCTTCCGGCAGTTGTCACATTTGCGGGACATCCGCGCCGGGTTCTTGGCAAACACGAAGAACTGCCCCACCTCACCAGCCTCGAACAACGGACTGGCCTTCTCAGGGAAACCGGCATCGATGCGATTATTGTTTTAACCTTTACTAAAGAATTGGCATCGGTTTCCGCGGAGGAATTTCTTTCGCTGCTGGTAAAGCGACTTAAGCTAACGCAATTGGTGATCGGCCCCGACTTCGCCCTGGGTAAGGGACGGGAAGGGAATATCGAATCGATCAAAACGATCGGGGCAAGACTCGGCTTTGGCGTCACCGTGGTACCGCCGCTGCTGAAAAACGGCCAGAAAGTTTCAAGCACGCTCATCCGTAAGGCAATGGCCGAGAGCGATATGGCAAAGGTTCACGATTTTTTAGGAAGGTATTTCAGTCTTGAGGGTCCGGTGGTGAAGGGCGAAGGACGTGGCGCAACAATAGGCATCCCTACGGCCAACATCAAGGTCCCGCTGGACCAGGCACTCCCTGCGGATGGGGTTTATGCCACCATCGCCTGTTTAGAAGGAAAATCCATGCCGTCCATTACAAATATCGGGACCAGGCCGACGTTCGGCGGAGGGCATCGGACCATCGAGACTCATCTTTTGAATTTCAACGGCGACCTTTACGGCCGTTCTCTTGAAATTGCTATAATAGAGCAGATCCGACCTGAAAAGAAATTCTCCAGCGCCGCAGAATTGCTGTCTCAGATTGCCGGCGACATTGAAAACGCCAAAGAGCTATTGAAAAAGACGGGTTGCGTTTGATGGCTGATTTAGATTTCATTCTTAAAAGAGCAGTTAGCGAAATTATCGACGAACAAGAACTGCGCAAGCTGCTAGATTCCGGCAAAACCTTGCGGCTCAAGGAAGGATTCGATCCCAGTTCGACCGATATCCACCTTGGACACATGGTCGGGCTACGGAAACTGAGACAATTGCAGGAACTGGGTCTCCAGGTTGTTCTCATCGTTGGCGACTGGACGGCGCAGATAGGCGATCCCACCGGAGCTTCGGTCACCCGACCGATGCTGACAGCCGAGCAGGTCAAAGTTAACGCCGAGACCTATATGCAGCAGTTTTTCAAAATCGTCGACAGGTCAAAAACCGAAGTCCGCTGGCAAAGCGAGTGGTTCGGCAAGTTTACTCTGGCCGATGTCATCAAATTGACCAGCCGGTTTACTATCGCTCAGATGCTGGCCCGAGAAGATTTCAAGAAACGTTTTGAGTCCAACCGGCCGATCACCATCACCGAATTTTTGTACCCGCTACTCCAGGCCTATGACTCCGTTATGGTTAAGGCGGATGTCGAGTTCGGTGGCAACGATCAGAAATTCAACCTTCTGGTTGGTCGCGAACTCCAATCAATGATCGGCCAGCCGGCCCAGCAAGTCTTCCTCACCCCGATCCTCACTGGCACCGACGGCACCAAGAAGATGTCCAAGAGCCTGGGCAACTATATCGGGGTGGCTGAATCCCCGGAAAACATATTTGGTAAGGTCATGTCCATTGGCGATGACCTCATTATCCAATATTTCGATCTGTTAACCGACGTTACCGATGAAGAACTGCGCCACTTCGAAAGAGATATCGAAAGCGGCCGCACCAACCCGATGCTACTTAAAAAGCGGTTGGCCAGGGAGATAATCAACCAACTGTACAACCAGTCTGAAGCCGCCGACGCCGAGATAGCGTTCGAGCGAGTCCATCAACGCCGGGAGATGCCGGAAGAAATCAGCGAATGCAAAGTTTCATTCGAAGCCATGAAATCCGGCGATTGCGAGGATATCGACCTGCCGTGCCTGATGGTGGCTACCGGGTTGGCAGCCAGCAAGGGAGAAGCCAAAAGGTTGATCCAGCAGGGCGGCGTATCACTTGAGGGCGAAAAGGTCACCTCGGAAAAGGCTCGAATCACGAGCGGTTGCGTTTTAAAAGCCGGCAAGCGGAAATTTGCCCGTATCATCAATACCGATATTATCAGCGCTTCATAGACCCATTTTTTTGAAGGAGAGATTCCAGATGCAGAACCTACGTATTCCCGGCCCCACGCCCTGCCCTCCCGAAGTCCTGGCAGCGATGGGACGCCAGATGATCAACCACCGCGGCAGCGAGTTCGCCGAGATCATCAAGGACGTCACCGTCAAAATGAAACATGTCTTTCAGACCAAGAACGAACTGATGCTTTTAACCGGCTCCGGTACCGCGGGTCTAGAGGCGGCGGTGGTCAACATGCTTTCACCCGGGGATACGGTGCTGGGGGTGGCTATCGGTGTTTTCGGCGAACGTTTCGCCAAGATTGCTCAAACTTTTGGTGCCAACGTCATACCGTTGAATTTTGAGCACGGCAAAGCCGCCGATCCAGCCCTGATGAAGGAAGCCCTGGACGCCAACCCGCAAATCAAGGCGGTTTTGGTCACTCATAACGAAACCTCCACCGGCGTCACCAATGATCTGGCTGCCATCAGCAAGATCGTAAAAGGCGCGGGAAAACTACTCCTGGTTGACTGCATCTCATCGCTCGGTTCTCTCAATGTCCCCGTTGACGAATTGGGCATCGACGTTGCCATTTCAGGTTCTCAAAAAGGCTGGATGGTTCCTCCGGGTATGGCCATGATATCGGTTTCTGAAACCGGCTGGCAGGCATACGCCCAGGCGAAAATGCCGCGATTCTATTGGGATCTTGGCAAGGCCAAAGCCGGGCTTGAGAAAGGCCAAACGCCATGGACACCCAACGTGTCGGTGGTTTTTGCCTTTCAGGTTGCCCTGGAGATGATGCTTAAGGAAGGCATAAATAATATCTTTACCAGGCACGCGAGGATCGGCAAATTTACGCGTGAGGGAGTCAAGTCCCTGGGCCTAACGTTGTTAGCCGACGAAAAGTTTGCCTCGAACACAGTTACCTCGGTAGTCGCCGACCGCGGACTCGACGCCAAAAAATTGAACAAGATCATGAAAGAAGAATTTGATATTGTCTTGGCCGGCGGCCAAGGGCCTCTGGAAGGCAAGATCTTCCGCATCGGTCATCTGGGTATGGTTAATGAAAAAGATATCCAGGCGGTTTTTGATGGCCTTAAGGTGGCTTTGCCGAAGGCCGGTTTCGTAAAATAAGGAGAATATTCAGGACGATGAAAAAGGTATTAGTTGCGGACGCTCTTTCAGCAGCCGGGGTCGAACGGCTCAAGGCTATCGCCGAAGTTGACGTTAAAACCGGTCTCAAACCGGAAGAACTGATCGCTATCGTCGGTAGTTATGACGCCCTGCTCGTCAGGTCGCAGACCCAGGTTACCGCCGATGTCATCAGCGCAGGCAAAAAGCTGCAGGTTATCGGCCGCGCCGGAGTCGGTGTCGATAATATCGACATAAAAGCCGCGACTGAAGCCGGAATCATTGTCGTCAACGCCCCAACCGGGAATACTATATCCGCCGCGGAACACACCCTGGCCCTGATGCTATCCATGGCGCGGCATATTCCCCGTGCCAATTCCTGCCTCAAAGGCGGCGTTTGGGAGCGGGGCAAGTTCCTAGGGACCGAACTTCGCGGCAAGACGCTTGGCATTATCGGCCTGGGGAACATCGGCTCTGAAGTAGCCAAACGGGCCCGGGCTTTCGAAATGAAAGTGATTGGGTACGATCCTTTCGTTTCAGCCGAACGCGCCAAGAACATGCAGATCGAACTGGCTTCACTGGAAAGAATCTACAAGGAAGCCGATTTTATCACCCTGCACGTACCGCTTACCGCACAGACCAAGAATATGGTCGGCGCTAAAGAATTGGAAATGATGAAACCCACCGCCCGCATTGTTAACGCCGCGCGGGGCGGTCTTATCGATGAAGAGGCACTGGTAGCCGCCGTAAACGCCAAGAAATTAGCCGGGGCAGCCATCGACGTATTCATCAAAGAGCCGTGCACCGATAACGTCTGTTTCGCCGCCGAGAATATCGTGGTCACGCCGCACCTCGGCGCTTCAACCATCGAAGCTCAAGACCTGGCGACATCGGATGTTGTCGACCAGGTGATCGATATCTTCAACGGCGCTCCGGCCCGCTACGCGGTTAATGCCCCGTTCTTCGCCATCGAAGCCCTGCCGGTAATTAATCCGTTCCTGAAAGTAGCAAACACTGTCGGCAAGCTTGTTTCTCAACTGGCCGAAGGACAAATGACAGCGGTCAATATCAAGTATTCCGGCGAAATCTCCGGTTATGACAGCCGGGCGCTGAAAGCCCTGGTGCTCGGCGGCATCCTCGAGCAGATATCCGAAGAACGTGTAAATATGGTCAACGCGGACATCGTCGCCGCCCGGCGGGGGATGAATATCACCGAACAGAAAGAAAGCGCCTGCGACAATTACGCCAGCATCATCACCGTTGAAGCGGTCACCACCGAAGGCAGCACCATCGTCGCGGGTACGATTACCCGGGGTGAAACCCACATTGTACGCATCGATCAATACTACCTGGATATCGTTCCCACCGGCGGCTATTTCCTGTTCGCTGACCACCGGGACCGCCCTGGGCTCATCGGCGCGGTCGGCAGCATCACCGGAAAATATGACGTCAACGTCAGCTACATGCATCTTTCACGGCTTAAGCCGCGCGGCCAGGCGCTGATGATCCTTGCCCTCGATGAAGCTCTACCTGACGCCGGGATGAAACAGATCCGGGCGCTCGAGGGTGTGCAGACCGTCAAACTGGTGAAGATATAGCCTGGGGCGAAGCATGAAAATCGGCGTTTTAGCGATGCAGGGGGCTTTCGCCGAGCATATAGGCGTCCTTCAGCGCCTGGAAATCGAAGCCGTTGAGGTTCGCAAGATCGATCAACTCGACGATCTCGCGGGGCTCATCATACCCGGTGGCGAAAGTACCACCATGCTCAAACTGGCCGATATCTATCGTATAAACGAGACGGTAAAAACGAAGGCGTCGGCGGGACTGCCGGTATGGGGCACTTGCGCCGGAGCGATACTTCTCGCGGATGAAGTCACCAACGCCGGGCCACATATGCCGGTGAGTCTGGGATTGATGCGGATGACCGTCCGCCGCAACGCGTTCGGGCGCCAGGTAGACAGTTTCGAGGTCAAGCTCCCCGTAGCAGGCCTCGGTTGCGAGCCCTTCCCCGCCGTTTTCATCAGGGCGCCGCTTATCGA
It contains:
- the pdxT gene encoding pyridoxal 5'-phosphate synthase glutaminase subunit PdxT, whose product is MKIGVLAMQGAFAEHIGVLQRLEIEAVEVRKIDQLDDLAGLIIPGGESTTMLKLADIYRINETVKTKASAGLPVWGTCAGAILLADEVTNAGPHMPVSLGLMRMTVRRNAFGRQVDSFEVKLPVAGLGCEPFPAVFIRAPLIESVLPPAEVMARLGNGTIVAVRQGNLLATSFHPELSLDDRFHRYFIGMAETYLAQKRA